DNA sequence from the Lodderomyces elongisporus chromosome 5, complete sequence genome:
CAAAGTATGAGTGATGGAAAACGACACCAAAGTCAAATAATGAGCCCTTATTTGGTTCACTTCAAAATAGATAGAAAATGGCGCGTAAGGAAATTATTCTTGGACTTTCTTACTCACGctacacaaaaaaaaaccccaAATGGgtcacaaaacaaaactatttttatattaaaaaaaaaacaatagacACAAGAGATATTTCTCTCTTTACTTCGCCTCTGTAACAACTAATTTGTATACTCAGGACAAAACGAAAAGGTGGAACTATTACGTATACAAAATTAcatttttacatttttacatttttgtttttcttcttttcttttattttcctttcttttcatcttttgattctttatAAACTGCTAGCATTTCAAAAATACTATGCTGaaccatcatcattatgAGCGGCTAGACTCTGGGTCACGGTCAGGATCACAATCAGGATCGGGGTCTAGTACTTTGCGAACTACTACAAATTTAGACTTGCCAGCACATCCGCCACAGTACAAGGACATCGGCAACGGCAACGGCTTTGATAACGATAACAACATTGATTCAGCTTTATACCATGCATCGGCATCTTTAGATTCTGATCCCACAGGCTTACCAGGCtcctctccttcttcttcttcttcttcgcgCATGCTACAGTTTGAGATAGACGAACCGCAACCTGAACAAACATTCATTAATCGAGCACaatcattttcaaaaaagttTGCCAATAATTTCCAAACACGAATACTACATCCCGTGAGCAAAATGATCGACCCCATATACGAAGGATACAAGTTTTTGCAACTACATTATGAAAAGCTGATTCTCAAGTTGGGTAACCCTTTGGTTGTGAAACGTTTATTGTACGTTTTGATAATGATGTTGGTTATCTTTGGAATATCAAGATATACCGCTAATGAGTACTTTAGTGGACCTGCAAGTAGTGGTGGAGCATTTTCAAGTGGACAGTATGATCTCACAGAGAAAATAATGGCCGAAGTTGCCGAGATGATTGACGCAAAATCGATGAAAGAACATCTCGAGTATTTCTCATCTGTCCCCCACATCAGTGGCTCAAAGGGCGATCTACTATTGGCAAAATATACAGAATTGTTTATGAAAACAAATGGTCTCCAAAACGTGGGACTAAATGAGTTTAGTACATTTCTCAATTATCCCAGTTCCGAAAACACCTATATAAGACTGTTGGATGGCTCTTTTACAGCTAAATTGTACGAAAAAGATAATCAAGGCATGGAGTCCTTAGCCTACAACCAAAACGTTTTGAACAATGTCGAAGTAATCAAGACTCAATATGTCTATGCTAATTACGGTTCTCATCAGgactttgaaaatttgcaaaaacatGGTGTTGATATCAATGGGAAAATCGTGTTGGTAAAATATGGCGGATCCACACCAGAGCCAAAAAAGATATTCTTTGCCCAACAGCACTCAGCAAAAGCTGTTATTTTTATAACACCGCAAGTGGAACCTACTGGTGATGCGATACAGAAGGAAAGCATTGCTTTTACTCGATTGGTCACGGGCGACTCACAAGGCTTTGGGTGGCCAACAAATGAAGATGGGTATGTGACCAAGTTATCATGGGAGATGTCGGAAATTGTGCCAAAAATAGTCTCAATTCCAATATCTTGGAGAGATGGAGAGAAATTGATAAAGAAGCTAGCAGATGGCTATAAATTCGATGATGGATTTAGCGGTACTGGAAAGAACGGCGAGGATTCATTTACACTTGAGATGAAAGTGGACAACATCGATAGACCACACCATCCGATATGGAATGTAATGGGCTCGATAAATGGAAGAGGAATAGGCGAGCAAGGTGTTATTATCGGGGCACAACGAGATGCAGCTTGCTATGGAACAATTGGAAGCAGCACCGGGATGGCTGCTTTCCTTGAGCTTATTAAAATCTTGACTACATTGCAGCGGAAATACCAATGGGCACCATCAAGACcaatttatttcatttcctttgACGCAACAGACTATAATCTTGCCGGTTCCACAAAATGGATTGAGAGTCGGAAAGATGCATTGAGGCAAGATGGATTCTTATATATCGACATGAGTGATTTGGTCTCCGGAGATGAACTACAGGTCAATATGCATTCATCTATGAAGAAAATAGTACACGATGCCTTGAAAAAAGTCAGCACAGGAGGCGAATCGCTTTTAAAGGTTATTGAGAATCAGAAGAAGCCAAATCTTGAAAATAATTTTCTGGAGACGAAAAATTATATGCCATTTATTAATCTTGTCAAAATACCTGCTTTGGAAGTCAAATATAAAGGCAAAACGTACCCAAAGAACTCGTGTTACGACGATTTTGAGAACTTTGAAAAGTCAAACATCGACAAGCTGATGCTGAAGCATTCTCAATTGGTTGAATTGTTATCCTACATCATTCTAGATTTTGTCGAAACACCTATAGCGCCATATGATTACGTCCCACTGTAATAAGCTAAGAGCAATTGAATTACATGGATGTCGGCGCTTCGGACCCCACACAAACACCTTGAATATAGATTATAGAATAATGCTAGAGTATGAATTTTAGACGAAAATAGTTAATTGACCAAGATTAATTTACCATGATTTAATTCATTATAATTTAACTTTActcattgttttttttttgtccctctttgctttatttttgtcttgACTTGTTCTATTTTACTCTATAAGTCTCACCAAATCTTCTAGATAGCTATCTTTCCAACCAAGTTGTTTCACAGCGGTATTTAAACTTGTTAAATAGTCCACATTTTTCCCACTAGGTCCTACATTTGTCTTGATAATCTTGGCTGTCTCATGTATACTTTCCGGTCCAATAAAACTTTCAAGGTCTAAACCACCAATATATATCTGACTTTGAATATATGGTCCAAACTCATCGTGCtgcaaacaaaaatcaCTCATCTCAACACTTTGAGTTATCAAATCAGTTCCTGCTACTTCGTTTACATCTAGAACTTTAGGTTTCAATTTTGGCAACTCCTCATCACGAATGTAGAAACGCAATGTTTTTAATTCATATCCATTCTGCTCACGAATATCAAGGTAATTTCGTACTTCCTCTGCATGCGCTGGCGGAATATAATATGCACATCCACAAACTTTTAAATCTTGTGGTTGTAAGGAACTGATATCAAAGTGGTCAACTTCGAGTTTTTGTCCGAGACCTTTATTGTCCATTAGTTCATAGGTATGCAAATCGTTATGGAAAAAACGTTCTTGTCGAAGTTCGTCTAGTGAGATAAGAGTAACAACACGGCCAGGTGATTCGGGTGTGCCTCGATGATCAATTGAACTTTGCCAGAAACGACGGATAAAACCTTGTAAATGGCCCGAGACTTTGAGCGAGTAATGCGGTGGAGGCTTGAATATTAGCGAGCCATAGCCTATTACCCACAACCCTTGATCAAAGTTTGTCATGTTTAGGAGCCAGTGtagttattgttttttttttcttttttgtaaagtaaagtagaGTATAAGCAATAGATGTAGTCTATTGATTTGCTTAGTTACGTAGAACTGTGGTgttttataaatttttttctttttcttcttatttttattttcgttCCCCTTTTGTTTCCAAAGCCTTATTCTATAACCGAATatacaataacaataaattaaaaacaacGAACAACTTAGAATtatagaaaaataaaaacaaagagaaggaaaatgaCTTGGATCCGTGTGTCTCGGAATTGGTTTGTTAGATCGAGATTTCAATTGTATGAAATGTGAAGAGATCCACCTTAACACCTGAATACAGAGTTTAGTAACCTTTAACAAATACAATGTCCGATTCCtttattgatttttataaaaacatatacacatacaaacacataTATGCAGGTATGTATTAAAATTATACATATGTAAATTTAAATGCCATTTTCACAGTCTCAATAACTTTTTCTCTAATGTTTGCTTGTCTCAAGTATTTCCCACTTCCTAAAGCAGCAATCACTAACACAATCAATACCATGTAGTTTTGCAGCAAGTatgatttcatcaactTTGACAAATAGATCAAGCGCAGTTTAATAGTGTCCACTCTTCCATCTATATCTTGATTTTCCTTGATACTTAATCTCTTTTCATCGCCATTATCTTCATAGCCACGACGAATCTCTTTTATTGATCGGTACTTTAGATTACTTTCCCGTGCCAATTTCCTCGCCTCGGcatcttgtttctctttctcttctttcaatttcttctcttcttgcTTTTTCGTTTCCTGGGCTTTTTGTTCTGCATCTATACgattttgtttgattttatctaatttctctctttcttccaCATTATCACCAATGAGTCTATATGACTCTTCGTACTGGTCAAGTCGCGGGAGGATTTCAAACTTgatcaaaatcatcaatttATTCACATACTTCTCGCTCTGCCCTTCACcatcaatttcatcaatacTCAATCTCGTGTAGACTCTCTTTAAATCACGTAAATATTCCAGTCGATCTTGAATCAACTCAAGATTAGAAATCATTAAAAGATGCCAATTGTACAATATCTCCCACGGTACGTCTTCCCCATGTTTGCTCCCCCAAACGCTACTAATCAAGTTCCATACTTCGTTAGAAGTAATTGAATTCTTAGCTTCTGTAGTCATAATCTGATTCAATCTCTTTTCCCGAAGACTTACCccgacaacaacaagataCAAATCAATGACCTTTACCAAAAGGTTCATAGAGATGGAACCTGTACGATACTCATCGAATGCTTGAATGAAAAGTGTACGTGATTGTTGGAAAGCTTGTGAAAAATTTCGATTAATAAAGTGTTTCAACGCAAGTTTATAAGATTGCTCAAATTGCCGGTTGCTGTTAGGCGTCGTTAGTGTCGTTGATGTATTCATTGATGTATTCATTGAGGTCTATGTGAATATAATATTGGAATGAGTGATTCACGTTTTTATTGCCTCGTAGATAATCAGAATATAGATGTGAAGGAAAAGGATAATTTCACTTGTGAATATTAGTATTGCTCGTTGCTCGATATAGACTTAACAAAGCGTTTTCCCACCACCGCTTTCCCTTCCCCacctctctttcttccaCTCTCCCTCTACCCCCGCacaattattatttttcacGTGATTTCGCaacaaaattcaaattcgatttttttttaacataCTTCCAAGCAGAAGGAAAACAAACCTCGGCAGGAAGTAATACCGAGTACTTGAAAAATCAAgacaatgaagaagaaaaacaaaaaaaaaatgaaaaaaatgaaaatgaaaatgaaaagatgtaagccaaacaaaaaggaaaaggtaTACAAGcattaatttcttttgaacTCAAAATTTATTAAAGTCACTTAATCTATAAACAAATGCACACTCTATCTAATGGACACAAcatcttcctcttcatcgtcTTCATCCCTGTTCCTATTTGGAATTCTTCCCAATGCTTGCAATCTTCTAGCCCTTTCAACAGaggtttcttcttcgtcagATTCAGCTTCATCATCCATAAGCTCTCCATGTCCGTCAcccccttcttcttcttcttcctcctcctcatcGCTATCTGTATCATACTCTTCACTATCTTCTCCATtttcgtcatcatcgtcaacaACATCTCCGTCCTCATCTTCGCCTTCTTCATTAATATCTCCATGTATCGGTGGAGGAGGAGATGCACGTCTTACCAACTCGTGGCCACCATGTTGATGTCGACTTTCCAAGATTCCCGCAATCTTATCCTCAACCTTGTCCAAACCATCTGCCAAATGTGGTGAGTGCTGgttcttttcatcatcttgGGGCACAAGAATAGTATGATGTGTACTCTTTTCCAAGTCAGTAACATGCACTGTgggctgctgctgctgctgttgttgatgttgttgttgtagctcACCATTAGCTCCAGCCAGCGATGAAGCCAAAgcttgttgctgctgttctTTATCTTTCATTCCAACAAATGACTTCATTTTGCCTACTAAAGTAGAGGAGCGCGACCTGTTGGGCTTTGGTATATTCGAAGCATGGCGATTGACCTTGTATCGTCTAATAATATCAccatcttcattttcaataagTATCAAATTGTCAATACGATGTGCGTAAACTTTACGACGTTTTGGATCATCTTTCTTGTAGTATGTTCGACGTGATTCGGTACGTTTTATTTTGGGAAGAATATGCGATGCAGCTGATTGTGCAATGGATggttttctcttctctgGACCAGATGTGGCACCAGATGTGGCACCGGCTCTCATTTCATCTTGTTTCATAGACTCTCTACTTTTGTCGGAAGCAATAGAGTACTGAGATAAACGACGTTGCAACGATTCCATTGAGTGTATActgtcatcatcatttttaGATTCTGCTTTACCAACAGGCTTCCTTTGTCCAACAGGTAAAGtgttcaatttcaaattatCCAAGATCTCACCATGCTGATCTTCAACAATAAGATTATCACCTTCTTGGTATGCTGCAGTAGGAATTCTTTCTCTGTCCTTGGTCCTGCTGGGATGAAGTCCATATTTGGATTTACCAGATTGTTTTTCCAGAATACCAGGAGACGTGATAAACTCATCACCTCCATCACCATTCTCTTCACTATCTTCGTTTGTGGTTCCAGCACGCTTTTCTTGTTGATCGCTTTCGgttgaggaagaagaagaagcttTAACCTCATTAGTCGAAGTATCGGGTTCTGAAGAAAAGTTGCTTTTTGCACCTGCACCCACGCCAGCACCTGTACCGAGTCCGCCCAAC
Encoded proteins:
- a CDS encoding uncharacterized protein (MEROPS:MER0002104) — its product is MSNHHHYERLDSGSRSGSQSGSGSSTLRTTTNLDLPAHPPQYKDIGNGNGFDNDNNIDSALYHASASLDSDPTGLPGSSPSSSSSSRMLQFEIDEPQPEQTFINRAQSFSKKFANNFQTRILHPVSKMIDPIYEGYKFLQLHYEKSILKLGNPLVVKRLLYVLIMMLVIFGISRYTANEYFSGPASSGGAFSSGQYDLTEKIMAEVAEMIDAKSMKEHLEYFSSVPHISGSKGDLLLAKYTELFMKTNGLQNVGLNEFSTFLNYPSSENTYIRSLDGSFTAKLYEKDNQGMESLAYNQNVLNNVEVIKTQYVYANYGSHQDFENLQKHGVDINGKIVLVKYGGSTPEPKKIFFAQQHSAKAVIFITPQVEPTGDAIQKESIAFTRLVTGDSQGFGWPTNEDGYVTKLSWEMSEIVPKIVSIPISWRDGEKLIKKLADGYKFDDGFSGTGKNGEDSFTLEMKVDNIDRPHHPIWNVMGSINGRGIGEQGVIIGAQRDAACYGTIGSSTGMAAFLELIKILTTLQRKYQWAPSRPIYFISFDATDYNLAGSTKWIESRKDALRQDGFLYIDMSDLVSGDELQVNMHSSMKKIVHDALKKVSTGGESLLKVIENQKKPNLENNFSETKNYMPFINLVKIPALEVKYKGKTYPKNSCYDDFENFEKSNIDKSMSKHSQLVELLSYIILDFVETPIAPYDYVPS